The proteins below come from a single Kiloniellales bacterium genomic window:
- the gluQRS gene encoding tRNA glutamyl-Q(34) synthetase GluQRS: protein MADVVTRFAPSPTGQLHLGHAHSALFAWHKAKEAGGRFLLRIEDIDLGRCRPEFEAAIFEDLAWLGLTWEEPVRRQSEQLADYEAVLERLTDEGLLYPCFCTRKEIEAEVAASAAAPQGPEGPLYPGICRGRSHQEQVRRIEGGAAYALRLDVTAATRLAGPLTWEEKDQATVAAEPSSHGDVVLGRKDVRTSYHLAVTLDDASQGVTLVTRGEDLRPATDVHRLLQALLDLPVPVWQHHGLVLDKAGRRLAKRHDALSIRTLRETGKSPAEVRAMAGFPD, encoded by the coding sequence ATGGCCGACGTCGTCACCCGCTTCGCGCCTTCGCCCACGGGCCAGCTGCACCTGGGCCACGCGCATTCGGCGCTCTTCGCCTGGCACAAGGCGAAGGAGGCCGGGGGCCGCTTCCTGCTGCGCATCGAAGACATCGACCTGGGCCGCTGCCGCCCGGAGTTCGAGGCCGCGATCTTCGAGGACCTGGCCTGGCTGGGCCTGACCTGGGAGGAGCCGGTGCGCCGCCAGTCCGAGCAACTGGCCGACTACGAGGCCGTGCTGGAGCGCCTGACCGACGAGGGCCTGCTCTACCCCTGCTTCTGCACCCGCAAGGAGATCGAGGCCGAGGTTGCCGCCTCGGCCGCCGCGCCCCAGGGCCCCGAGGGCCCGCTCTACCCCGGGATCTGCCGCGGCCGCAGCCACCAGGAGCAGGTCCGGCGCATAGAAGGCGGCGCGGCCTACGCCTTGCGCCTGGATGTCACCGCTGCGACTCGCCTGGCCGGGCCCCTGACCTGGGAGGAGAAGGACCAGGCGACGGTCGCGGCCGAGCCCTCGAGCCACGGCGACGTGGTCCTGGGCCGCAAGGACGTGCGGACCAGCTATCACCTGGCGGTGACCCTGGACGACGCCAGCCAGGGCGTCACCCTGGTCACCCGGGGCGAGGACCTGCGGCCGGCGACCGACGTCCACCGCCTGCTGCAGGCCCTGCTCGACCTGCCGGTGCCGGTCTGGCAGCACCACGGCCTGGTCCTCGACAAGGCCGGCCGCCGCCTCGCCAAGCGCCACGACGCCCTCTCGATCCGCACCCTCCGAGAGACCGGCAAGTCCCCCGCCGAGGTCCGCGCCATGGCGGGGTTTCCGGATTGA
- a CDS encoding Coenzyme F420 hydrogenase/dehydrogenase, beta subunit C-terminal domain, with product MTASDGLQRILDEGKCIGCGLCAAMFPDKLEMAVAPGGYLRPVVRRALLEDETEAIYAVCPGVVVTGLPGPLAEAAPQLDEVWGPYVRIDRAHAADPETRHKAATGGALTALCDYLLASGTVAAVLHVAPGGARPAFGQAWVSESREALLAGAGSRYGPAAPLTALGAMLDRGAPFALVAKPCDISAVRLLGRRDPRVGDLITHFLTPVCGGIMPPFAMKAFLARHGIDPDDVAAVSYRGDGCPGPTRFVLKSGAVIEKTYLEFWGTESSQWHLPWRCKICPDGTGEAADIAAADTWPGGSPAAETLDDDPGTNAVLVRTPAGAELLRGAVDAGYLVLEGDATPRDLDHWQPHQVRKKIASGARFDGLRRAGQLGIETIGLRTEKLRARMDPETDRQQLEGTRARIAIGKHRDDFGTTS from the coding sequence GTGACGGCGAGCGACGGCCTTCAGCGGATCCTGGACGAGGGCAAGTGCATCGGCTGCGGCCTCTGCGCCGCGATGTTCCCGGACAAGCTCGAGATGGCCGTGGCCCCGGGCGGCTATCTGCGGCCGGTCGTGCGGAGAGCGCTCTTAGAAGACGAAACCGAGGCGATCTATGCCGTCTGTCCCGGCGTGGTCGTGACCGGTCTGCCGGGGCCGCTGGCCGAAGCGGCGCCGCAGCTGGACGAGGTCTGGGGACCCTACGTCAGGATCGACAGGGCGCATGCCGCCGATCCGGAAACCCGGCACAAGGCCGCCACCGGCGGCGCCCTGACCGCGCTTTGCGACTATCTGCTCGCCAGCGGCACCGTGGCCGCCGTCCTCCACGTGGCGCCGGGCGGCGCGCGGCCCGCCTTCGGGCAGGCCTGGGTCAGCGAGAGCCGCGAGGCGCTGCTCGCGGGCGCCGGGTCGCGCTACGGTCCCGCGGCGCCGTTGACTGCCCTCGGCGCGATGCTGGACCGCGGTGCGCCCTTCGCCCTGGTCGCCAAGCCCTGCGACATTTCCGCCGTCCGCCTGCTCGGGCGCCGCGACCCGCGGGTCGGCGATCTGATCACCCATTTCCTGACGCCGGTCTGCGGCGGGATCATGCCGCCGTTCGCCATGAAGGCCTTCCTCGCGCGGCACGGGATCGACCCCGACGACGTGGCCGCGGTCAGCTACCGCGGCGACGGCTGCCCGGGCCCCACGCGCTTCGTGCTGAAGAGCGGCGCGGTGATCGAGAAGACCTATCTCGAGTTCTGGGGCACGGAGTCCTCGCAGTGGCACCTGCCCTGGCGCTGCAAGATCTGTCCCGACGGGACCGGCGAGGCGGCGGACATCGCCGCGGCCGACACCTGGCCGGGCGGCTCGCCCGCGGCGGAGACGCTGGACGACGATCCGGGCACCAACGCCGTCCTGGTCCGCACGCCCGCCGGCGCCGAACTGCTCCGCGGCGCCGTCGACGCCGGCTACCTGGTCCTCGAAGGCGACGCGACGCCGCGCGACCTGGACCACTGGCAGCCGCATCAGGTACGCAAGAAGATCGCCTCGGGGGCGCGCTTCGACGGCCTGCGCCGGGCCGGCCAGCTCGGCATCGAGACGATCGGCCTCCGAACGGAAAAACTGCGCGCGCGCATGGACCCAGAGACCGACCGGCAGCAACTGGAGGGAACCCGGGCGCGCATCGCGATCGGCAAGCACCGCGACGACTTCGGCACCACGTCGTGA
- a CDS encoding serine hydrolase, translated as MSLSQDAVPARAAEAWQTIPLAEAGFAEDLGEALDAAVAAGKLEGLHAILVVRRGKLALERYYAGEDERWGDPLGRVDFGPEVLHDLRSVSKSVVGLLYGIALGKGQVPALDRPLVDHFPAYPELAADPVRRRITVAHALTMTMGLDWSEDLPYSDPRNSEIAMERAPDRYRYVLERPIVSAPGARWVYNGGATALLARLIAQGSGQPLFDYAEETLFAPLGITDAEWVKGRDGEAAAASGLRLRPRDLAKLGRLVLDGGRWGDRQLVPVAWLEESFEARAEIEGGLEYGYQWWLGRLSQDGARWMAGFGNGGQRLAIFPSLDLAVVVMAGRYNQAEAWQLPVSVLVDYVFPALRRERD; from the coding sequence GTGTCGCTGTCCCAAGATGCCGTGCCGGCGCGCGCGGCCGAGGCCTGGCAGACGATCCCCTTGGCCGAGGCCGGCTTCGCCGAGGACCTGGGCGAAGCGCTCGATGCCGCGGTCGCCGCGGGTAAGCTCGAGGGCCTCCACGCGATCCTGGTCGTCCGCCGCGGCAAGCTGGCCCTGGAGCGCTACTACGCGGGCGAGGACGAGCGCTGGGGCGATCCGCTCGGCCGGGTCGACTTCGGGCCGGAGGTCCTGCATGACCTGCGCTCGGTCTCCAAGAGCGTGGTCGGCCTGCTCTACGGCATCGCGCTGGGCAAGGGCCAGGTGCCGGCGCTGGACCGGCCCCTGGTCGACCACTTTCCGGCCTACCCCGAGCTCGCCGCGGATCCGGTGCGCCGGCGCATCACCGTGGCCCACGCGCTGACCATGACCATGGGGCTCGACTGGAGCGAGGACCTGCCCTATAGCGATCCGCGCAACAGCGAGATCGCCATGGAGCGGGCGCCGGACCGCTACCGCTACGTGCTCGAGCGGCCGATCGTCTCGGCGCCGGGCGCGCGCTGGGTCTACAACGGCGGCGCGACGGCGCTGCTCGCCCGGCTGATCGCCCAGGGCAGCGGCCAGCCGCTCTTCGACTACGCGGAGGAGACGCTCTTCGCGCCGCTCGGGATCACCGACGCCGAGTGGGTGAAAGGGCGCGACGGCGAGGCCGCGGCGGCCTCGGGCCTGCGGCTGCGGCCGCGCGACCTGGCGAAGCTCGGCCGGCTGGTGCTCGACGGAGGCCGCTGGGGCGACCGCCAGCTGGTGCCGGTGGCCTGGCTCGAAGAGTCCTTCGAGGCCCGGGCCGAGATCGAGGGCGGGCTGGAGTACGGCTATCAATGGTGGCTCGGCCGGCTGTCGCAGGACGGCGCGCGTTGGATGGCCGGCTTCGGCAACGGCGGCCAGCGCCTGGCGATTTTCCCCAGCCTCGACCTCGCGGTCGTCGTGATGGCGGGCCGCTACAACCAGGCCGAAGCCTGGCAGCTCCCGGTCTCGGTGCTGGTGGACTACGTCTTTCCGGCGCTGCGCCGGGAGCGAGACTGA
- a CDS encoding TRAP transporter small permease yields MKKILNGYYRVLQVAMTLLMALLIVPVALQIFSRYTGLIPRYIWTEEIARFCFMWIVMIGAMIAVRDGTHFDVDVLPAFRSRRLAAGHRIFVHLAMLLVALIFVTYGYDFARFGAQQTSELAGLPLLTIYIAWPLAGLTWFAFLGEKLIEDFRILYRGDRP; encoded by the coding sequence ATGAAGAAGATCCTCAACGGCTACTACCGGGTCCTTCAGGTGGCCATGACGCTGCTGATGGCCCTGCTGATCGTGCCCGTGGCGCTGCAGATCTTCTCGCGCTACACCGGGCTGATCCCCCGCTACATCTGGACCGAGGAGATCGCGCGCTTCTGCTTCATGTGGATCGTGATGATCGGCGCCATGATCGCGGTCCGCGACGGCACCCACTTCGACGTCGACGTCCTGCCGGCCTTCCGCTCGCGGCGGCTCGCGGCCGGACACAGGATCTTCGTGCACCTGGCGATGCTGCTGGTCGCCCTGATCTTCGTGACCTACGGCTACGACTTCGCCAGGTTCGGGGCGCAGCAGACCTCGGAGCTCGCCGGCCTGCCGCTGCTGACGATCTATATCGCCTGGCCCCTGGCCGGGCTCACCTGGTTCGCCTTTCTGGGCGAGAAGTTGATAGAGGATTTCAGGATCTTGTACCGGGGTGATCGGCCGTGA
- a CDS encoding DUF1963 domain-containing protein: MIDPILAVALFVAAGSYWGLGFFGPVGLGLLYLALFVLLIQTLREAWYWVFGSRPLRGLLRLRFGLGLWDNALLRWRLRRAASRVAADYGLSFDPADPQEEERLARLIVDLRAMNRKARSWLRRPMRAEDVLRAILRITALREPSPAYLSLLGRAAPPPAPLTGVAALVAAIRAALSRLVFRRSLALVSVASAGGLFDALNLRTRGTVSQRPFASFPHQGRPRQVMAGYVSMALELGGFERDDLGSLAKLPLGDQRRLVAIRSALEDGSLRYALTLALNPSLIGLLSRLRPLKVGAARARAEADRRAAEAAARPTFHEAGDLTETEIADMIETQAQPAIFLRRCWPIGAAWGGKSWLGGRPCLPAQLPWPRDPKQGTALHFLAQIDCEDLPALDGASPLPRDGRLLFFADLDEERLWSVDGEDRCREATRVIYVPKSEATSEERDPPEDTPDVDHPFGRLTGPYADKGRKGFAKWPVSAHPIETYDIEGMPWSDRRSNPDFRREAIERHYGAIRALLPAPPAPEDRVTLLEWEPDSEAGPAGAQRQVFRAAPLGPAFPWCGLVVSEFLSRLEREAQQGLARAREELERRGAQAEDGHRAEVARYESLVADLAAFAAALGPLDPVEPASSELREKLLAWIAEMAERRHPARAGVFVGALQRAVMAASQRAVTDPEIAERLPAEAHRVNAERLTPDPRGAEHLMLGPTQFKTNPTGDRGLRLLLLSSDPGLDFMFCDVGVVEFWILEEDLAARRFERAWANTAGG; encoded by the coding sequence GTGATCGATCCCATTCTGGCCGTTGCCCTCTTCGTGGCCGCGGGCTCCTATTGGGGCCTGGGCTTCTTCGGCCCGGTCGGCCTGGGACTCCTCTACCTCGCGCTCTTCGTCCTGCTCATCCAGACCCTGCGCGAGGCCTGGTACTGGGTCTTCGGCAGCCGGCCGTTGCGCGGCCTGCTGCGGCTGCGCTTCGGGCTCGGGCTCTGGGACAACGCCTTGCTCCGGTGGCGGCTGCGCCGCGCCGCAAGTCGGGTCGCGGCGGACTATGGGCTGAGCTTCGATCCGGCAGACCCGCAGGAAGAGGAACGACTCGCCCGGCTGATCGTCGATCTTCGTGCGATGAACCGCAAGGCGCGAAGCTGGCTGCGCAGACCGATGCGGGCTGAAGACGTGCTGCGCGCGATCCTGCGGATCACGGCGCTGCGGGAGCCGTCGCCGGCCTACCTCTCGCTGCTGGGACGGGCGGCTCCGCCACCGGCGCCGCTCACGGGTGTCGCCGCCCTGGTGGCAGCCATCCGGGCTGCGCTGAGCCGCCTCGTTTTCCGCAGGTCCCTGGCGCTGGTCTCGGTGGCCAGCGCGGGCGGCCTCTTCGACGCCTTGAACCTTCGCACGCGGGGCACGGTGTCTCAGCGGCCCTTTGCCAGCTTCCCCCACCAGGGCCGTCCGCGGCAGGTCATGGCAGGCTACGTCTCCATGGCGCTCGAGCTCGGCGGCTTCGAGCGAGACGATCTCGGCAGCCTTGCAAAGCTGCCGCTCGGGGACCAGCGCAGGCTTGTGGCGATCCGCAGCGCCTTGGAAGACGGCAGCCTTCGCTATGCGCTGACCCTGGCTCTCAATCCCTCGCTGATCGGCCTCTTGAGCCGCCTGCGCCCCCTCAAGGTCGGGGCGGCGCGGGCCCGAGCCGAGGCGGATCGCCGCGCAGCCGAGGCGGCCGCGCGCCCGACCTTCCACGAGGCCGGCGACCTGACCGAGACGGAGATCGCAGACATGATCGAGACGCAAGCCCAGCCGGCCATCTTCCTGCGCCGCTGCTGGCCCATTGGCGCGGCCTGGGGCGGCAAGAGCTGGCTCGGCGGACGTCCCTGCCTGCCCGCGCAGCTGCCCTGGCCGCGCGATCCGAAGCAGGGCACCGCCCTGCATTTCCTCGCCCAGATCGATTGCGAGGACCTGCCTGCGCTCGACGGCGCGTCGCCCTTGCCGCGCGACGGCCGCTTGCTGTTCTTCGCCGACCTCGATGAGGAGCGGCTTTGGTCCGTAGACGGAGAGGATCGCTGCCGGGAAGCGACCCGGGTGATCTACGTTCCCAAGAGCGAGGCGACGTCGGAGGAGCGCGACCCGCCGGAGGATACGCCAGACGTCGACCATCCCTTCGGCCGGCTGACCGGACCCTACGCGGACAAGGGCCGCAAGGGCTTCGCCAAGTGGCCGGTCTCGGCGCATCCGATCGAGACCTACGACATCGAGGGCATGCCCTGGAGCGACCGGCGTTCCAATCCCGACTTCCGTCGGGAAGCGATCGAGCGCCACTACGGCGCGATCCGCGCGCTTCTGCCGGCACCGCCGGCGCCGGAGGATCGCGTCACGCTCCTGGAGTGGGAGCCAGACTCTGAAGCGGGCCCCGCAGGCGCCCAGCGTCAGGTGTTCAGAGCCGCGCCGCTGGGGCCGGCCTTTCCCTGGTGCGGCCTCGTGGTCTCCGAGTTCCTCTCGAGGCTTGAGCGCGAGGCGCAGCAAGGGCTGGCGCGTGCCCGGGAGGAGCTGGAGCGGCGCGGCGCGCAGGCGGAGGACGGCCACAGAGCCGAGGTCGCGCGCTATGAGAGTCTCGTCGCGGACCTCGCCGCCTTCGCCGCCGCACTCGGCCCGCTCGATCCGGTCGAGCCCGCGTCGTCGGAGCTGCGGGAGAAGCTGCTCGCCTGGATCGCGGAGATGGCGGAGCGGCGCCATCCGGCGCGGGCGGGCGTCTTCGTCGGCGCTCTTCAGCGCGCGGTGATGGCGGCGTCTCAGCGTGCCGTGACGGATCCGGAAATCGCCGAACGCCTTCCTGCCGAAGCGCATCGAGTGAATGCCGAGCGGCTCACTCCCGATCCGCGCGGCGCGGAGCATCTGATGCTGGGTCCGACCCAGTTCAAGACAAACCCGACGGGCGACCGAGGTCTGCGCCTGCTCCTGCTGAGCAGCGACCCGGGTCTCGATTTCATGTTCTGCGACGTCGGTGTCGTCGAGTTCTGGATCTTGGAGGAGGACCTGGCGGCGCGGCGCTTCGAGCGCGCCTGGGCAAACACGGCGGGCGGCTGA
- a CDS encoding TRAP transporter substrate-binding protein: MLKGFKTTAGRLSLAGLLAIGLISPSTWAADITLHGATQFDDNHAFNRTLLKFEELVKQYYGKPIDFVLHRNRELGLEKDYFAYMSQGISVDYAIVAPSHMSTFSKKAPLMDMPFLFRDLDHWNKVLDGDALKPIADDVAEAADVMLIGYAGGGTRNLIVNKPVTTMEDLKGLPIRVMGAPIQTRIFDAITAAPTVIAYSEVYTAIQTGVIDAAENEAAGIEQMKFYEVGPEISLTQHAITVRPIAFSGKTFRRLPEDLQAAILKAGKEAGAHGRKIESSEDEAKLQKMESEGKLKTHQFSDRAKLLELAEPVKLEYAKELGAESVLDTVNAVK, encoded by the coding sequence ATGTTGAAAGGTTTCAAGACCACGGCCGGCCGGCTGTCACTTGCCGGCCTTTTGGCGATCGGCCTGATCTCGCCGTCGACCTGGGCGGCGGATATCACCCTGCACGGCGCGACGCAGTTCGACGACAACCACGCCTTCAACCGCACCCTTCTCAAGTTCGAGGAGCTGGTGAAGCAGTACTACGGCAAGCCGATCGACTTCGTGCTGCATCGCAATCGCGAGCTGGGCCTGGAGAAGGACTACTTCGCCTACATGAGCCAGGGCATCTCGGTCGACTACGCGATCGTGGCTCCGTCTCACATGTCGACCTTCTCCAAGAAGGCGCCCTTGATGGACATGCCGTTCCTGTTCCGGGACCTGGACCACTGGAACAAGGTGCTCGACGGCGACGCGCTGAAGCCGATTGCCGACGACGTGGCAGAGGCGGCGGACGTGATGCTGATCGGCTACGCCGGCGGCGGCACCCGCAACCTGATCGTCAACAAGCCGGTAACCACAATGGAGGATCTGAAAGGCCTGCCGATCCGGGTGATGGGCGCGCCGATCCAGACCCGCATCTTCGACGCCATCACCGCGGCGCCGACGGTGATCGCCTACAGCGAGGTCTACACCGCCATCCAGACCGGCGTGATCGACGCCGCGGAGAACGAGGCGGCGGGCATCGAGCAGATGAAGTTCTACGAGGTCGGGCCGGAGATCTCCCTGACCCAACATGCGATCACCGTCCGGCCAATCGCCTTCAGCGGCAAGACCTTCCGGCGCCTGCCGGAGGATCTGCAGGCGGCGATCTTGAAGGCCGGCAAGGAGGCCGGCGCCCACGGCCGCAAGATCGAGTCCAGCGAGGACGAGGCGAAGCTGCAGAAGATGGAATCCGAAGGCAAGCTCAAGACCCATCAGTTCAGCGATCGGGCGAAGCTGCTCGAGCTGGCCGAACCGGTGAAGCTCGAGTACGCGAAGGAGCTCGGTGCGGAGAGCGTCCTCGATACGGTGAACGCCGTTAAGTAG
- a CDS encoding DNA-3-methyladenine glycosylase 2 family protein → MRPVVCETSLSEGCEALAAADPDLGRAYRAHGLPPLRYRPPTYDTLLRIIVAQQVSVASANAIWGRLQARLEAVEAEVTPAAFLTLGDEDLRTLGFSRQKTAYGRAIAEDLVTGRVALGTVEALDDEAAIAELVKLKGIGRWSAECFLLFSYGRPDVWPADDVGLMIGMEKIKGLKRRPDAKRMRRLAAPWRPWRGVAARLLWHVRKLDVVPADFKEGAA, encoded by the coding sequence ATGAGACCCGTCGTCTGCGAGACCAGCCTGTCCGAGGGCTGCGAGGCCCTGGCCGCGGCCGATCCCGACCTCGGCCGGGCCTACCGGGCCCACGGCCTGCCGCCCCTGCGCTACCGGCCGCCGACCTACGACACCCTGCTGCGCATCATCGTGGCCCAGCAGGTCTCTGTCGCCTCGGCCAACGCGATCTGGGGGCGCCTGCAGGCGCGCCTGGAGGCGGTCGAGGCGGAGGTGACACCGGCGGCCTTCCTGACCCTCGGCGACGAGGACCTGAGGACGCTCGGCTTCAGCCGTCAGAAGACGGCCTACGGCCGAGCCATCGCCGAGGACCTGGTCACCGGACGGGTCGCCCTCGGCACGGTCGAGGCGCTGGACGACGAGGCGGCCATCGCGGAGCTGGTCAAGCTCAAGGGCATCGGCCGCTGGAGCGCCGAATGCTTCCTGCTGTTCTCCTACGGCCGCCCCGACGTCTGGCCGGCCGACGACGTCGGATTGATGATTGGGATGGAGAAGATCAAGGGCCTGAAGAGACGCCCCGACGCCAAGCGCATGCGCCGGCTGGCTGCGCCCTGGCGCCCCTGGCGCGGGGTCGCCGCCCGCCTGCTCTGGCATGTCCGCAAGCTCGACGTGGTGCCGGCGGATTTCAAGGAAGGGGCGGCCTAG
- a CDS encoding dienelactone hydrolase family protein, whose amino-acid sequence MTTAFDLDGPRYGPASGQAPKQLVVLLHGLGADGNDLISLAPYFAQVLPEAAFVSPHAPFPCDMAPFGRQWFSLQERTAETMLGGVRLAAPILDGFLDVELETAGLTAERLALVGFSQGTMMALHVGLRRAAGLTAIVGFSGALLAPELLPGEIKNRPPVLLAHGAADEVVPAQALPAAVAALEANRVPVTHELRPGLGHSIDERGLQLAMGFLAEAFAGVPTE is encoded by the coding sequence ATGACCACAGCCTTCGACCTCGACGGGCCGCGCTACGGGCCGGCCTCGGGCCAGGCGCCGAAGCAGCTGGTCGTCCTGCTGCACGGCCTGGGCGCCGACGGCAATGACCTGATCTCGCTGGCGCCCTACTTCGCCCAGGTCCTGCCGGAGGCCGCCTTCGTCTCGCCACACGCGCCCTTTCCCTGCGACATGGCGCCCTTTGGCCGGCAGTGGTTCTCACTCCAGGAGCGCACGGCCGAGACCATGCTGGGCGGTGTGCGCCTGGCGGCACCGATCCTCGACGGCTTCCTCGATGTCGAGCTGGAGACGGCGGGGCTGACGGCGGAGCGCCTGGCCCTGGTCGGCTTCTCCCAGGGCACCATGATGGCGCTCCACGTCGGGCTCAGGCGCGCGGCCGGCCTCACCGCCATCGTCGGCTTCTCCGGCGCGCTGCTGGCGCCCGAGCTGCTGCCCGGGGAGATCAAGAACCGGCCGCCGGTGCTGCTGGCCCACGGCGCGGCCGACGAGGTCGTCCCGGCCCAGGCCCTGCCCGCCGCGGTCGCGGCCCTGGAAGCGAACCGGGTGCCGGTCACCCATGAGCTCCGCCCCGGCCTCGGCCACTCCATCGACGAGCGCGGCCTGCAGCTCGCCATGGGCTTCCTGGCGGAGGCCTTTGCGGGCGTGCCCACCGAATGA
- a CDS encoding TIGR02466 family protein, which translates to MFKETRIVNLFPIPIWIHQLAPEQAERINRSALEVVEGFRAEMTERPVQWQTPNDLQTRPEFEELNGVIKTAASGILQHLQVEYGSFVITGCWANVLSTGSPHHRRHTHPNNYLSGVYYVQVPAGGDSIMFHDPKPQTNIISPRVSAPNEYNSRNGTLLIQEGMLIMFPAWLAHSVPAPRGEGDRISVSFNIMFDNFAEEISRPKWEPPGNE; encoded by the coding sequence ATGTTCAAAGAGACCAGGATCGTTAATCTCTTCCCGATTCCCATCTGGATTCATCAGCTCGCGCCGGAGCAGGCCGAGCGCATCAATCGGTCGGCCCTCGAGGTGGTCGAAGGCTTCCGGGCGGAGATGACCGAGCGTCCCGTGCAGTGGCAGACCCCCAACGACCTGCAGACCCGGCCGGAGTTCGAGGAGCTGAACGGCGTCATCAAGACGGCGGCGAGCGGCATCCTCCAGCATCTGCAGGTCGAGTACGGATCCTTCGTGATCACCGGCTGCTGGGCCAACGTCCTGTCGACGGGCTCGCCACACCATCGTCGCCATACTCACCCGAACAACTACCTCAGCGGCGTCTACTACGTTCAGGTGCCGGCGGGCGGCGACAGCATCATGTTCCACGACCCCAAGCCCCAGACCAACATCATCTCGCCCCGGGTCTCCGCGCCCAACGAGTACAATTCGCGCAACGGCACCCTGCTGATCCAGGAGGGCATGCTGATCATGTTCCCGGCCTGGCTCGCGCATTCCGTTCCCGCGCCCCGCGGCGAGGGCGACCGGATCAGCGTCAGCTTCAACATCATGTTCGACAACTTCGCCGAGGAGATCAGCCGGCCGAAGTGGGAGCCGCCCGGCAACGAATAG
- a CDS encoding alkaline phosphatase D family protein yields MSSLRAAGVGPIVGHTTATSARIWIRADPDTDSSRALDSDTRTIGVIAILSIGGSRPRKKPCYYFRLRREFDRSGTINLGVDPETIALEPDTDYVLRVGTLLLDDPIDDQEGADWARLRGRLPPADAWLADLEALPDDKSEAEFRTFPAEDDGQDRLDFLLGSCRYPGLLWKIRHADRIFAPMARMTDRDDDPSPPRFTLMTGDQIYADMFNRLIPIGRADSYEEFRERYLTAFGSRNIRRLMRRLPTYMILDDHEIEDNWTQDRIRRDAKHLLFTIAIDAYLSYQWSHGPRSFGKRLYYRFDCGRYPFFVLDTRTQRYLEGEDGDLSDNHMLGRPTLPGSPPGQLLRLLDWLRAQQEARGNVPKFIVTSSVFVPSPMSGRAERGDLAQERSDSWPGFPNTRAAILRCLVDHGVQNVVFLAGDIHCSNVARMSFTGSPAAEDIVAYSVTSSAFYWPFPFADGEPSDYVHDSTAEGQKDSFTFEDGGRREITMDYKAWNFTQEDNFCRLSLDRDRHSLRVRAFDKDGDVIREEDDKGDRKPLDETLDLKPW; encoded by the coding sequence ATGTCCAGCTTACGGGCGGCCGGCGTCGGCCCGATCGTCGGTCACACCACCGCGACCAGCGCGCGCATCTGGATCCGCGCCGATCCCGACACCGACTCCAGCCGCGCGCTGGACTCCGACACGCGGACCATCGGTGTCATCGCGATCCTGTCGATCGGCGGGTCCCGGCCGCGCAAGAAGCCCTGCTACTATTTCAGGCTGCGCCGCGAGTTCGACCGCAGCGGCACGATCAACCTGGGCGTCGACCCGGAGACCATCGCCCTCGAACCGGACACCGATTACGTCCTGCGGGTCGGCACCCTTTTGCTGGACGATCCGATCGACGACCAGGAGGGCGCGGACTGGGCGCGCCTGCGAGGCCGCCTGCCGCCCGCCGATGCCTGGCTCGCCGACCTGGAAGCCCTGCCCGACGACAAGTCCGAGGCCGAGTTCCGGACCTTCCCGGCGGAAGACGACGGCCAGGACCGTCTGGACTTCCTGCTCGGCTCCTGCCGATATCCGGGCCTGCTTTGGAAGATCCGCCACGCCGACCGGATCTTCGCGCCGATGGCGCGCATGACCGACAGGGACGACGATCCCTCGCCGCCGCGCTTCACCCTGATGACCGGCGACCAGATCTACGCCGACATGTTCAACCGGCTGATCCCGATCGGCCGCGCGGACAGCTACGAGGAGTTCCGCGAGCGCTACCTGACGGCCTTCGGCTCGCGCAACATCCGCCGCCTGATGCGGCGCCTGCCGACCTACATGATCCTCGACGACCACGAGATCGAGGACAACTGGACCCAGGACCGCATCCGGCGCGACGCCAAGCACCTTCTCTTCACGATCGCGATCGACGCCTACCTCAGCTACCAGTGGAGCCACGGGCCGCGGAGCTTCGGCAAGCGGCTCTACTACCGCTTCGACTGCGGGCGCTATCCCTTCTTCGTCCTGGACACGCGGACCCAGCGCTACCTGGAGGGCGAGGACGGCGACTTGAGCGACAACCACATGCTCGGCCGCCCCACCCTGCCGGGCAGCCCGCCGGGGCAGCTCCTGCGCCTGCTCGACTGGCTCAGGGCGCAGCAGGAGGCCCGCGGCAACGTGCCGAAGTTCATCGTGACCTCAAGCGTCTTCGTGCCGAGCCCCATGTCGGGCCGCGCCGAGCGGGGCGACCTCGCCCAGGAAAGGAGCGACTCCTGGCCCGGCTTCCCGAACACGCGGGCGGCCATCCTGCGCTGCCTCGTCGACCACGGGGTGCAGAACGTCGTCTTCCTCGCCGGCGACATCCACTGCTCGAACGTCGCGCGAATGAGCTTCACGGGCAGCCCCGCGGCCGAGGACATCGTCGCCTATTCGGTCACCTCCTCGGCCTTCTACTGGCCCTTCCCCTTCGCCGACGGCGAGCCCTCGGACTACGTCCACGATTCCACCGCCGAGGGCCAGAAGGACAGCTTCACCTTCGAGGACGGCGGCCGCCGGGAGATCACGATGGACTACAAGGCCTGGAACTTCACCCAGGAGGACAACTTCTGTCGCCTGTCGCTGGACCGGGACCGGCACAGCCTGCGGGTGCGCGCCTTCGACAAGGACGGCGACGTGATCAGGGAGGAAGACGACAAGGGCGATCGCAAGCCCTTGGACGAGACCCTTGACCTCAAGCCCTGGTAG